The genomic interval TACCAAAATGTTTCAATATTAGTCTAGCATCCCGTGCTGCTTGATTATTAGCACCTGCAGCAACAATATGATGTGCATTCCATCCTGTTATCGGGTCCGCGACAGGAGGTTTTCCTAAGTTTGCGTTGGTTAATTCATCTCGTAGTATCTGACTTGGACTCTTACTCGGTGCATGCGCTAGCTTTAAGTCGTAGTGCCCTTCCGTTCTGTCCTTATAAAAGCTCAACGGTATACAGTTTGAATTATGCGTCAGGATACTTAAATTAGAAACATAGTACGTATGGAAGTCTTTCACACGGAAGTTGTAAACAGTTGTATGTTCTTCTTTTACCTCAATCGCATCAATCGGTAAGAGATTTCCGTCACTCGTTTCTAGTAGATCTCCTACTTCAAGATCCTTGGTTTTAACCCAACCCTTTTCATGTACCCAGAAAGGGTGTTCATCCGTAGTGGTGATAAGTTCCTCTCCTACTTTGACATTGTAGGATTCTGAGATTGGCTTCTGGAAGAGCATATCCACTTTCTTATATGCCATCTTATTAGTTTCGGTATCTTTTGCC from Caldalkalibacillus salinus carries:
- a CDS encoding polymorphic toxin-type HINT domain-containing protein — protein: MQIGDTVLAKDTETNKMAYKKVDMLFQKPISESYNVKVGEELITTTDEHPFWVHEKGWVKTKDLEVGDLLETSDGNLLPIDAIEVKEEHTTVYNFRVKDFHTYYVSNLSILTHNSNCIPLSFYKDRTEGHYDLKLAHAPSKSPSQILRDELTNANLGKPPVADPITGWNAHHIVAAGANNQAARDARLILKHFGIDTNSSAIGVWLPKVKGYSHYNLPDYDGTMLVVATHNGGHTKNYYEYVFKQLQRMNIEYRHLPLEQRQTIAADILQGIREDLTSGRLFIGRYIDN